The nucleotide window CCGTGTCGCCCGGCGCGGCGCGCGCCAGCAGTTCGAACTGGGCGCGGGCGCGCTCGGTCACGGCATCGCGCACGGCCGGCCCGGCCCGGGAGATGTCGGCGCCCAGCGCTGAAATGGCGCAACCGGCGCCGGGGTTGTCGCGGTGCGCGGGCGACAGATAAGAGCGCACCACCGCGCCCAGCGGATCGTCCGGGTGCGCCGCCATCCGCGCCTGCCAGCCGTCGCCGGCCCCGCCCAGCGCCCGCCCCACCGCTTCGCCGAGCAATGCCTCCTTCGAGGCGAAATGGCCGTAGAAGCCGCCGTGCGTCAGGCCGGCGGTCTTCATCAGGTCCGCCACGCCGATGCCGTCGAACCCTTTTTCGCGGAACACCCGGGCCGCCGTCTCCACGATGCGCTCCCGGTTCTGCGCCGCCTGCTCCCTCGATACTTTCATGTCCGCCTCCCAAACAATCTGCTTGACATTATACATGATGATCGTAATATATAACCCATACATGACGATCGTCATTTAACCAACCGGAGAGTCACCATGCATTACAAGAGCTTTGGCCGCCGCAGCGGCCTGCGTGTTTCCGCACTGGCGCTGGGCACCGGCAATTTCGGTACCGGCTGGGGGTATGGCAGCGAGCGCGAAGAGGCCAGGGCCGTGTTCGACCGCTACGTGGAAGCGGGCGGAAACTTCATCGATACGGCGGACGGCTACCAGGGCGGCCAGTCGGAAGTGCTGACGGGCGACTTCATCGCCGCCGACCGCGACCATTTCGTACTGGCCACCAAGTTCACGCTGTCGGGCCCGGGCGGTATCAGCGGCACCGGCAACAGCCGCAAGGCGATGGTGCAATCGGTCGAGGCCAGCCTGAAACGGTTGAAGACGGACCGCATCGACCTGTACTGGGCGCACTTCGCCGACGACCACACGCCGATGGACGAGCTGCTGCGCGCGTTCGACGACCTGGTCCGTTCCGGCAAGATCCTGTACGCGGGGCTGTCGAACTTCCCCGCCTGGCGCATTGCCCGCGCGGACGCCATCGCCGAACTGCGCGGCTGGGCGCCGCTGGTCGGCGTCCAGATGGAATACAGCCTCGCCGAACGGGGCGCGGACCGCGAACTTCTGCCGATGATCGAGGGCCTGGGCCTGGGCGGCGCGCTGTGGTCGCCGCTCGGCGGCGGACTGTTGACCGGCAAGTACCGCAACAACGAGGAAGGCAGGCTGCAAGGCTTCGGCGGGCGGCTGGTCCACCGCGAGGATTCGGAACGCGCGACCGCCACGCTCGACGCGGTGCTGGCCGTCGCCGCCGAAGTCGATGCACCGCCTGCCCAGGTGGCCATCGCCTGGCTGCTGCACCGGGACGCCGCGTCATCGACGGCGCTGGTCCCGATCCTCGGCCCGCGCACGCCGGCGCAGCTCGACGGCACGCTGGGCGCGCTGGACGTGACGCTGTCGCCGGACCAGCTGGCCCGCCTCGACGCCGCCAGCGCCATCCAGCTCGGCGCTCCCTACGACACGATCGCGCAAACGGCTGGCGCCATCGCCGGCGGCCAGCCGGGATTGCTGCTGCCGCGCAAGGTGCCGGTTGCCTGAACATCGCGACGGGCCGCCGCAGCAGGCCGTTCCGCTCCAGAAATGTTGCAGGAAACCGGTGACAGGCACCATTTTCCGGGAAACATTGCAAAAGAAATGGTGACTGTCACCGTTTTTGAGTCCACCCCAAGTGCAAATTCCGGGGTCAGACCCGCCGGGGTGAAGCAGGGGTTTCGCGAAACATGCTTCGCGCCTGCGCAACGGTGCTGGCATGCATGCCAGCACTCCTCCCTGACCCCAGCCGTTCGCTGTTGGGGTGAGTGCATGCGCTTTCAATATGTCGCGTAATGCTTACGAATCGGAGCCTGTCACCGGTTTTGCACACGGAGACCGATCGGCGTGCCTTAGGATGCCGGTGCCCGCATCTGTGCGCAACCGCACTGAGGGCGGCACCGGAGGCGCCAATACTGTTCGCTCGAACCTTGGGAGAACAGTCAAATGAGCAATTCGGAAAACAAGGCGCAGGACGTCGGCAACCTGCAGCGCGAGATCCAGCAGCAGCAGGACAGCAAGGATGCGGCGAAGTCGCAGGGCGGCAGCGAACAGAAGGAAGAACAGGCGGTGCAGGCGGGTACCCACGAGTTCCCGGAAACCCCGCTGCCCGACCAGCACCTCGACAAGCCGGGCATCGAAGCCGAGATGGAACTGAAGCCGCAATTCCTGGCCCCCGGCTACAAGGGCAGCGGCAAGCTGGAAGGCATGAGCGCGATCGTGACGGGCGGCGATTCGGGCATCGGCCGCGCGGTGGCCGTGCTGTATGCACGCGAAGGGGCGGACGTGGCGCTGGTCTACCTGCCCGACGAGCAGCAGGATGCCGAGGAAACGCAGCGCCACATCGAGGCCGAAGGCAAGCGCGCGCTGCTGATCCCGGGCGACGTACGCGAATTCGATTTCTGCCGCCGCGCGGTGGAGGAAACCGTGAAGACATTCGGCAAGCTCGACATCCTCGTCAACAACGCCGCCTTCCAGGAACATGCCGACTCGCTCGAGGACATCACCGAAGAGCGCTTCGACCTGACGATGAAGACCAACATCTACGGCTACTTCCACATGGCCAAGGCGGCGCTGCCGCACCTGAAGCAAGGCGCGTCGATCATCAATACCGGTTCCGTGGTCGGCCTGCGCGGGTCTTCCAAGCTGCTCGACTATTCGTCGACCAAGGGCGCGATCCATGCGTTCACGATGTCGCTGGCGTCGAACCTGATCGAGAAAGGCATCCGCGTCAACGCGGTGGCGCCGGGTCCCGTGTGGACGCCGCTGAACCCGGCCGACCAGACGCCGGACAAGATCAAGGAATTCGGCGCCAGCACGGACATGAAACGCCCCGCCCAGCCGGAGGAACTGTCGCCGGCCTATGTGTTCCTGGCGTCGCCGGCAACCGCCAGCTACATCAGCGGTATCGTGCTGCCGGTCACCGGCAGCGTCGGCTAGGAGCACAGCCATGGCCCGCTCGCTCTGGAAAGGCGCCATCAGCTTCGGCCTGGTCCACATCCCGGTCGACTTGTATTCGGCCGTGAAGCAGAACGAGCTGGACCTGACCATGCTCGACAAGCGCGACTTCTCGCCCATCGGCTTCAAGCGCTACAACAAGGGCAACAACAAGGAAGTCGCGTGGGACAACATCATCAAGGGCTATGAATACACCTCCGGCGAATACGTGGTGCTGTCCGACGAAGACCTGAAGCGCGCCAACGTGAAGGCCACGCAGACGATCGACATCCTCGCCTTCGTCAACGCCGAGGACGTGCCGCTGACGTACTACGAAACGCCCTACTACCTGGCGCCGGGCCGCGGCGGCGCCAAGGTGTATGCGCTGCTGCGCGAAACCCTGCGCCGCGCCGGCCGCATCGGCATCGCCACGGTGGTGATCCGCACCAAGCAGCACCTGTGCGCATTGGTCGCCAGCGAGGACGGCATCATCATGAACACGCTGCGCTATGCCGACGAGATCCGCGATACCGAGGGCCTCGACCTGCCCGCCAAGGGCCTGAAAGGGGTGGGCATCTCGGACAAGGAACTCAAGATGGCCCTGTCGCTGGTGGAAGGCATGAGCGAGGAATGGGACCCCAGCCAGTACCACGACACGTACAAGGAAGACGTGCTGGCGCTGGTCGAGAAGAAGGTCAAGGCCGGCCAGACCAAGTCGATCACCATGCCGTCGAAGGAAACCGAAGTGAAACCGTCCACCAACGTCATCGACCTGGTGGCGCTGCTCAAGCAATCGCTGGGCAACCGGCCCGGCAAGGGCAAGGCCGCGGCGGCCGACGACCACGAGGACGACACTGTCGAGGAGCAGGACGACGAGGAAGCGGCACCCGCCAGGCCGGCCAAGAAGGCGGCACCACGCGCGTCCGGCGCCCGTTCGGGCACGGCATCGAAGTCCGCGGCCGCGAAACCGGCGACGGTGAAGTCCGGCGCCGCCAAGGCTGCCGCGTCGAAGCCGGCGGCACCGAAGAAAACGGCGGCGAAGTCCGGCGCGGCGCCGCGCCGGAAAGCGGCATGACCCGCACCGCGTGACGGCCGCTTGCCGGCTCAGCGCTGGAACGTGTACGTCAGGCCGACCGTCGCGAAGCGGCGGCGGCCGTCCAGATCGTGCAGCTCGCCGTAACCAGCGTCGGCATCCAGCACATCCTTCACGAGCGTCCAGCGCCCGCCCGCCTGCCAGCCGCGGCTCGCGCCCCGTTCCCCGAACGTCTCGAGTGTCAGCGCGCCGCGCCCGCGCGTGGCTTCCAGCGCCGCCGCCCACGTGGCCGCGCGCTGGTGCGAGATGCCATGCCGCACCGCGCCGGTGTTCACGTGCGCGCGCGCCCACTGTGCCAGCGGCACGCTGACGATCAGGCTGACCGCCTGGTCCCGCGACGCTTCCGGCCCGGCGATGCGCTGTTCCGACACCGCGGCGCCGACGCCGATGCCCTCCTCCGACAACGGGCGTAACACGGCCTTGGCACCGATCACGATCGCGCGGTGGTACTTGCCGCCGCTGCGCACATTGCCCACGCCGATCCCCGCTTCCCAGTGCTCGGCCACGCTGCAGCCCGGCGCCAGCCAGCGCTGGCCCGGGCCGCGGCTGGCCGAGGCCTCGACCTGGCAGGTGCCGGGCGACAGTACCACGGCGTCGTCGGTGACCAGCGGCCGGTCGGCCTGCGCAGCCAGCGGCAACAAGGCAAGGGTCAAGGCGGCACATGGCCGCGCGAATCGCGTCGGGGTCGTTTCAGGCATGGTCGGTCGGGAAAAGTTGCGACGGCAGGGTCGCGCGATTCGGGCGGGGGTGGGGACCGAAGGATTGCACCGTGAAAGTGCTAGCCGGCAATATTACCAGCGACGGGCAAGGAAATCACTTTCCCTGTGGCAATGGCACCACGCTTCCACAGTGCACGATAAGCAGGCGGCGGGCAAATGATCAATATAATCAGCCACTTATGAAGCGATCCCGGCTGTGATTAACAAGCTTATCCACAGTTTTTGTTAACAACTCGGGCAGCAGGGAATTCCCGGGCACGCTGTCACAACTGCGCGCGGCGTCCCGTCTAAGGAGGGAACGCGGCGCACGGTGCGCCGCCACCACCAAGGAAACCATCATGTCCAAGGCACGAATCCCCCTCTACTCCCTCGCCCCGCAAGGCTTGCAGGCGATGATCGCGCTGTCCCAGGCCGCCAAGGGCAGCTCGCTGGGCGAGCGCATCGTCGAACTGGTCAACCTGCGCGTCTCGCAGGTCAACGGCTGCGGCGTCTGCGTCGACATGCACTGGCGCGACCTGGTGCGCCAGGGCGCCGATCCGCGCCACCTGAACACGGTGGCGGCGTGGCGCGAATCGCCGTTCTTCGATGCCCGCGAACGGGCGGCGCTGCGCTGGGCGGACGCGCTGAACGCCCTGCCCCACCGCGATGACACCGATGCCGCCTACGGAGAGCTGCGCGAGCATTTCAATGAAACGCAGGTCGCCGAACTGGGTTACGCGGTCGCCGTGATCCGCGGCTGGAACGTGATCAACCTGTCGCTGCGCAGCCCGATCCCGGTCAACCCGCCGCCGGGCATGTAAGCAAGGCGGCCGTTCCAGCCGCCCTTGCCGGCCTTGCCCGGCGCCGCTACAGTACCGGCCATGACGCAACATGACATGGTGACCGCGGCCGATGCGGTGGCGGCGCTGGCCACGATCGGCGACCTGGCGATGGGCCAGCCGCCCGGTCATTCGGTGCGCGTGGCGCAGCTGGCCGGACACGTAGCCGAAGCGGACGGCGCGGCGCCGGACGCCATCGTGACGGCACGGCTGGTGGCGCTGCTGCGCTGGTCCGGCAGCACCGCCACCGCCCCCGGCTTCGCCGCGCTGCTGGGCGATGACGTGGCCGGCCGCGGCGCGATGCTGGCCCGCATGCTGCCGGCCGGCCACCGGCTGACGTTCGCCAATGCGCTGCCGCTGGCACGCGTGCACTGCGAGGTGGCCGGCGACATCGCCCGCAGGCTGGGCTTGCCCTTCGCCGTCGAGGAAGCGCTGCGGCACCTGTTCGAACACGCCAACGGCAACGGCCTGCCGGCACGGCTGCACGGCGACGCGGTCCCGGCGGCCGTGTTCCACGCGGCGCTGGCCGGCGATCTCGATGTACTGACACGCGCGCATGGACTCCCCGCGGCCCTGCGGGTGATCGGCCGCCTGGCCGGACGCAAGTATCCGGCGCATCTGGTAAAGAACATGGTGCCGCATGCGCGCGACTGGCTCGACACGGTCGATGACGCGGCGCTACTGGCGGTGCCGGGCGGCGACGTGCCATTGGCGCTGGTGGCGGACGTGCTGGAACTGAAGCTGCCGTGGCTGGCGGGCCATGCTCGCCGCGTGGCCGCCGTCGCGCGCGACGCAGCGGCGCTATCCGGCCTGCCCGCGGCGGTGCAGCGCTGCCTGGAACGCGCCGCGCTGCTCCATGGCGCCGGCCGCGCGGCGGTTCCCTGCATGGTGTGGAACCGCCCCGGCCTGCTGCGCAAGGCCGAACGGGAACAGGTGCGCCACGTGCCCTACTGGACCGTGCGCTTGGCCGACCGGGTTCCGGCGCTTGCCGATGAAGCGCACCTGGCCGCCCATGCCTATGAGCGCCTCGATGGCAGCGGCTATTTCCGCGGCCTGACGGCGCAGGCGCTCACGCCCGCGCACCGGCTGCTGGCCGCCGCGGCCGCGTGGACAGCCTTGCGCTCGCCGCGGCCCTGGCGCGCGCCGTACGAACCGGCCGCCGCCACCGCGCTGCTGGCGGCACAGGCCGGACGCTTCGACAGGCGCGCGGTCGAAGCGGTGATCGCCGCCGCGGCCAGGCTGCCCGCCACGGGGCGCGCCGGCCCCCTGTCCGAACGGGAAGCGGATGTGCTGCGGCGGATCGGCACCGGTGACAGCCTCGCGAACGTCGCGCGCGCGCTGCGCATCAGCACCGGCGCCGTGCGCACGCATCTCGACACTATCTACGGCACGCTGGGCTGTGCAACGCGCCCGGCCGCGATGCTGAAAGCGCTGGCGCTGGGCCTCATCTAGCCCGCGCCCCCGCGTGCCACCCATCGCTCGACCAGGAAATCCGTCAGCGCCCGCGCGGCGGGGCTCATCGGCCGCGACGGCGCCATCGCGTACACGCCGCTTTCCTTGCCGGTCCATCCGGGCAGCACCTGCACGAGGCGGCCGGCGCGAAGGTCTTCTTCCAGGCTGACGGCGGAGCGGAAGCAGATGCCCATGCCATCGACGGCCAGCCGGTGCACCGCATCGCCGTTGTCCGAGCGCACGCGCCCGCGCGGACGTACTGCCCGTTCGCCGCCGGCGCCGTGCAGCTTCCACACTTCGCCGTCGTGATTGACGGTCGACACGAGGCATTCGTGCGCTTCCAGTTC belongs to Pseudoduganella albidiflava and includes:
- the ku gene encoding non-homologous end joining protein Ku, translating into MARSLWKGAISFGLVHIPVDLYSAVKQNELDLTMLDKRDFSPIGFKRYNKGNNKEVAWDNIIKGYEYTSGEYVVLSDEDLKRANVKATQTIDILAFVNAEDVPLTYYETPYYLAPGRGGAKVYALLRETLRRAGRIGIATVVIRTKQHLCALVASEDGIIMNTLRYADEIRDTEGLDLPAKGLKGVGISDKELKMALSLVEGMSEEWDPSQYHDTYKEDVLALVEKKVKAGQTKSITMPSKETEVKPSTNVIDLVALLKQSLGNRPGKGKAAAADDHEDDTVEEQDDEEAAPARPAKKAAPRASGARSGTASKSAAAKPATVKSGAAKAAASKPAAPKKTAAKSGAAPRRKAA
- a CDS encoding carboxymuconolactone decarboxylase family protein; translation: MSKARIPLYSLAPQGLQAMIALSQAAKGSSLGERIVELVNLRVSQVNGCGVCVDMHWRDLVRQGADPRHLNTVAAWRESPFFDARERAALRWADALNALPHRDDTDAAYGELREHFNETQVAELGYAVAVIRGWNVINLSLRSPIPVNPPPGM
- a CDS encoding HD domain-containing phosphohydrolase, which translates into the protein MTQHDMVTAADAVAALATIGDLAMGQPPGHSVRVAQLAGHVAEADGAAPDAIVTARLVALLRWSGSTATAPGFAALLGDDVAGRGAMLARMLPAGHRLTFANALPLARVHCEVAGDIARRLGLPFAVEEALRHLFEHANGNGLPARLHGDAVPAAVFHAALAGDLDVLTRAHGLPAALRVIGRLAGRKYPAHLVKNMVPHARDWLDTVDDAALLAVPGGDVPLALVADVLELKLPWLAGHARRVAAVARDAAALSGLPAAVQRCLERAALLHGAGRAAVPCMVWNRPGLLRKAEREQVRHVPYWTVRLADRVPALADEAHLAAHAYERLDGSGYFRGLTAQALTPAHRLLAAAAAWTALRSPRPWRAPYEPAAATALLAAQAGRFDRRAVEAVIAAAARLPATGRAGPLSEREADVLRRIGTGDSLANVARALRISTGAVRTHLDTIYGTLGCATRPAAMLKALALGLI
- a CDS encoding TetR/AcrR family transcriptional regulator → MKVSREQAAQNRERIVETAARVFREKGFDGIGVADLMKTAGLTHGGFYGHFASKEALLGEAVGRALGGAGDGWQARMAAHPDDPLGAVVRSYLSPAHRDNPGAGCAISALGADISRAGPAVRDAVTERARAQFELLARAAPGDTDEQRRQHAIATYAAMIGGLVLARAVSDAALSEEILAAVAGTLAAPPA
- a CDS encoding aldo/keto reductase; this translates as MHYKSFGRRSGLRVSALALGTGNFGTGWGYGSEREEARAVFDRYVEAGGNFIDTADGYQGGQSEVLTGDFIAADRDHFVLATKFTLSGPGGISGTGNSRKAMVQSVEASLKRLKTDRIDLYWAHFADDHTPMDELLRAFDDLVRSGKILYAGLSNFPAWRIARADAIAELRGWAPLVGVQMEYSLAERGADRELLPMIEGLGLGGALWSPLGGGLLTGKYRNNEEGRLQGFGGRLVHREDSERATATLDAVLAVAAEVDAPPAQVAIAWLLHRDAASSTALVPILGPRTPAQLDGTLGALDVTLSPDQLARLDAASAIQLGAPYDTIAQTAGAIAGGQPGLLLPRKVPVA
- a CDS encoding SDR family oxidoreductase yields the protein MSNSENKAQDVGNLQREIQQQQDSKDAAKSQGGSEQKEEQAVQAGTHEFPETPLPDQHLDKPGIEAEMELKPQFLAPGYKGSGKLEGMSAIVTGGDSGIGRAVAVLYAREGADVALVYLPDEQQDAEETQRHIEAEGKRALLIPGDVREFDFCRRAVEETVKTFGKLDILVNNAAFQEHADSLEDITEERFDLTMKTNIYGYFHMAKAALPHLKQGASIINTGSVVGLRGSSKLLDYSSTKGAIHAFTMSLASNLIEKGIRVNAVAPGPVWTPLNPADQTPDKIKEFGASTDMKRPAQPEELSPAYVFLASPATASYISGIVLPVTGSVG